The Streptomyces aurantiacus genome includes a region encoding these proteins:
- a CDS encoding LacI family DNA-binding transcriptional regulator translates to MSDVAAKAGVSRALVSIVFRGRPGAGQETRDRVLRVADEIGYRPDSAARLLARGRSRTLGVVLTVHQTFQADLVEGIYPEAERLGYDVLLSAHAPGRDEGKVVEALLSHRCEALILLGPASDPDRLDALGHRTVAVSVGRHLPGVHVDSVHTAETKGVRQAIGHLVELGHRRIAHVDGGRDPGSAERRRAYRAAMRRHGLAEEIRVIPGAHTEQAGVEAGRLLIAEAERSGRTALPTAILAGNDRCAMGLLITFARAGVEVPDEVSVVGYDDSHLSHLMPIGLTTVRQDAALMAEYAVRFAVERLENPNLGPREAVLDPKLVVRGSSGVPRVG, encoded by the coding sequence ATGTCGGACGTCGCCGCGAAGGCGGGCGTCTCCCGGGCGCTGGTCTCGATCGTCTTCCGCGGTCGGCCGGGGGCCGGCCAGGAGACGCGCGACCGGGTGCTGCGCGTGGCCGACGAGATCGGCTACCGGCCCGACAGCGCGGCCCGGCTGCTCGCCCGGGGCCGCAGTCGCACGCTCGGCGTGGTCCTCACCGTCCACCAGACCTTCCAGGCGGACCTGGTCGAGGGCATCTACCCGGAGGCCGAGCGGCTCGGCTACGACGTGCTGCTGTCCGCGCACGCCCCGGGACGCGACGAGGGCAAAGTGGTCGAAGCGCTGCTCAGCCACCGCTGCGAGGCGCTGATCCTGCTCGGTCCGGCCTCCGACCCCGACCGCCTCGACGCGCTGGGGCACCGCACCGTCGCCGTCTCGGTCGGCCGGCACCTCCCCGGGGTGCACGTCGACAGTGTCCACACCGCCGAGACGAAGGGGGTGCGGCAGGCCATCGGTCACCTCGTCGAGCTCGGGCACCGGCGGATCGCCCACGTCGACGGCGGCCGCGACCCGGGGTCCGCCGAGCGCCGCCGCGCCTATCGTGCCGCGATGCGCAGACACGGCCTGGCCGAGGAGATCCGGGTGATCCCCGGCGCCCACACGGAGCAGGCGGGCGTCGAGGCCGGACGCCTGCTGATCGCCGAGGCCGAACGCTCCGGCCGGACGGCGCTGCCCACGGCGATCCTCGCGGGCAACGACCGTTGTGCGATGGGCCTGTTGATCACCTTCGCCCGGGCGGGTGTCGAGGTGCCGGACGAGGTGTCGGTCGTCGGCTACGACGACAGCCACCTGTCGCACCTGATGCCGATCGGCCTGACGACGGTCCGTCAGGACGCCGCGCTCATGGCGGAGTACGCGGTGCGGTTCGCCGTGGAGCGGTTGGAGAACCCGAACCTGGGACCGCGGGAGGCTGTACTGGATCCGAAGCTGGTGGTACGGGGGAGCAGCGGGGTGCCCCGGGTCGGGTGA
- a CDS encoding gamma carbonic anhydrase family protein — protein MLIEHRGQRPVVPASAYVAPSAVLCGAVVLGERARVLHGAVLTAEDGEVRTGADVVVMENALVRGRRRHPALIGNAVLIGPHAHVNGARIEDEVFVATGASVFPGAVVGAGSELRINSVLQVNSVLPPGTVVPIGWIAAGAPQARLFSPDQHDELWEVQRDLDFPGTVYGVPRGTSMRDIMVRQSDFYSAHLDDRELDNQELDDREAADREPDDHEPDDREPGDQPPSASQSAAT, from the coding sequence ATGCTGATCGAACACCGCGGGCAGCGCCCCGTCGTCCCCGCCTCCGCCTACGTCGCCCCGTCGGCGGTCCTCTGCGGCGCCGTCGTCCTCGGCGAGCGCGCCCGTGTGCTGCACGGCGCCGTGCTCACGGCGGAGGACGGCGAGGTACGGACCGGCGCGGACGTCGTCGTCATGGAGAACGCCCTCGTGCGGGGCCGCCGACGCCACCCCGCGCTCATCGGGAACGCCGTCCTCATCGGCCCGCACGCCCACGTGAACGGCGCCCGGATCGAGGACGAGGTCTTCGTGGCCACCGGAGCCTCCGTCTTCCCCGGAGCCGTCGTGGGCGCCGGTTCGGAGCTGCGGATCAACAGCGTGCTGCAGGTGAACTCGGTCCTGCCGCCCGGCACGGTCGTACCCATCGGGTGGATCGCGGCCGGCGCCCCGCAGGCCCGGCTCTTCTCACCCGACCAGCACGACGAACTGTGGGAGGTGCAAAGGGATCTGGACTTCCCGGGAACGGTCTACGGAGTTCCCCGCGGCACCTCCATGCGGGACATCATGGTGCGCCAGAGCGACTTCTACAGCGCCCACCTGGACGACCGCGAACTGGACAACCAGGAACTCGACGACCGGGAAGCGGCCGACCGCGAACCGGACGACCACGAGCCGGACGACCGCGAGCCGGGTGATCAGCCGCCGTCGGCCAGCCAGTCGGCAGCCACCTGA
- a CDS encoding RidA family protein — protein sequence MLKRVTVPTLFAPPTYSHASVVEPGTRLALLAGSVPLNADGELVGPGDPVRQAEQVIANLGEQLRAVGSDFEYVAYTDVYVVSADTAVLSQVWDVVEASRLSVGPHSSTLLGVACLGYPGQLVEITATAVVPDPAPGTDAGTGTGTGTGTGQESSNQA from the coding sequence ATGCTGAAGCGCGTCACCGTTCCCACCCTCTTCGCACCGCCCACCTACTCCCATGCCTCCGTGGTCGAGCCCGGTACGCGTCTCGCGCTCCTCGCCGGATCCGTGCCCCTCAACGCCGACGGCGAGCTGGTCGGCCCGGGCGATCCCGTACGGCAGGCCGAGCAGGTGATCGCCAACCTGGGTGAGCAACTCCGGGCGGTCGGCAGTGACTTCGAGTACGTCGCGTACACCGACGTGTATGTCGTGAGCGCCGACACCGCGGTGCTCTCCCAGGTCTGGGACGTCGTGGAAGCCTCCCGTCTCAGCGTCGGCCCGCACTCCTCCACCCTCCTCGGTGTCGCCTGCCTCGGTTACCCGGGCCAGCTGGTGGAGATCACGGCGACAGCCGTGGTCCCGGACCCGGCCCCTGGGACCGACGCCGGCACCGGCACCGGCACCGGCACCGGCACCGGCCAAGAGTCGTCGAACCAGGCCTAA